A stretch of the Streptomyces sp. WMMB303 genome encodes the following:
- a CDS encoding ABC transporter permease: MSEKTHDSADKSVGVLPPPSLDDRLAPAELAAKYGLSVSGARPSLPDYVRQLWARRHFILAFSRAKLTAQYSQAKLGQLWQVATPLLNAAVYYFIFGVLLGGRDGTPGGKENYVPFLITGVFVFTFTQTSVLNGVRAISSNLGLVRALHFPRAALPISVALQQLQQLLYSMIVLVVILIGFGELPRLSWLLIIPTLAFQFVFNTGLALVLARLGSKTPDLAQLMPFITRTWMYASGVMFPLKYMLDKRADAPLWLTDLLQANPAAVYMDLMRFAFIEEYPGAQLPPHVWALALGWAVVAGIGGFVFFWKAEERYGRG, encoded by the coding sequence GTGAGCGAGAAAACCCACGACAGTGCCGACAAGTCGGTCGGCGTACTGCCTCCGCCGTCTCTGGACGACCGGCTGGCTCCGGCCGAACTCGCGGCCAAGTACGGGCTGTCGGTCAGCGGAGCGCGCCCTTCGCTGCCCGACTACGTACGGCAGCTCTGGGCACGGCGGCACTTCATTCTCGCCTTCTCCCGGGCGAAGCTGACGGCACAGTACAGCCAGGCGAAGCTGGGCCAGTTGTGGCAGGTCGCCACGCCGCTGCTGAACGCGGCCGTCTACTACTTCATCTTCGGCGTGCTGCTGGGGGGCCGGGACGGCACCCCGGGCGGCAAGGAGAACTACGTCCCGTTCCTGATCACCGGGGTGTTCGTCTTCACCTTCACCCAGACCTCGGTGCTCAACGGAGTGCGGGCGATCTCCTCGAACCTCGGGCTGGTGCGCGCGCTGCACTTCCCGCGCGCCGCGCTGCCGATCTCGGTGGCGCTGCAGCAGCTGCAGCAGCTCCTGTACTCGATGATCGTGCTGGTCGTCATCCTGATCGGGTTCGGTGAGCTGCCACGGTTGTCCTGGCTGCTGATCATTCCGACGCTGGCCTTCCAGTTCGTCTTCAATACCGGTCTCGCGCTCGTCCTGGCCCGGCTCGGCAGCAAGACCCCCGACCTCGCGCAGCTCATGCCCTTCATCACCCGGACGTGGATGTACGCGTCCGGAGTGATGTTCCCGCTCAAGTACATGCTGGACAAGCGGGCCGACGCCCCGCTCTGGCTGACCGATCTGCTGCAGGCCAACCCGGCCGCCGTCTACATGGACCTGATGCGGTTCGCCTTCATCGAGGAGTACCCCGGAGCTCAGCTGCCGCCACACGTCTGGGCGCTCGCGCTGGGCTGGGCAGTGGTAGCGGGCATCGGTGGATTTGTTTTCTTCTGGAAGGCGGAGGAGCGTTATGGCCGTGGCTGA
- a CDS encoding glycosyltransferase gives MRLGAVVLTMGNRPEELRALLRSVADQEGEPVEVVVVGNGAPLPALPDGVRKVELPENLGIPGGRNVGIEAFGSSGGEVDALLFLDDDGLLPSTDTAELVREAFEADPGLGIITFRIADPDTGVTQRRHVPRLRASDPLRSSKVTTFLGGANAVRTRVLAEVGGLPDEFFYAHEETDLAWRALDAGWGIEYRADMVLHHPTTAPSRHAVYHRMVARNRVWLARRNLPALLVPVYLTVWLLLTLARRPSMPALRAWLGGFKEGWTTPAGSRRPMRWRTVWRLTRLGRPPVI, from the coding sequence ATGCGTCTGGGTGCCGTCGTGCTCACGATGGGCAACCGTCCCGAGGAGCTGCGCGCGCTGCTGCGGTCGGTCGCCGATCAGGAGGGCGAACCGGTCGAGGTCGTCGTGGTGGGTAACGGTGCTCCGTTGCCCGCGCTGCCGGACGGTGTACGGAAGGTCGAGCTTCCGGAAAATCTCGGCATCCCCGGTGGGCGGAATGTCGGTATCGAGGCTTTCGGGTCGTCGGGTGGCGAGGTGGACGCGCTGCTCTTCCTGGACGACGACGGGCTGCTGCCCTCCACCGACACGGCCGAACTGGTGCGCGAGGCGTTCGAGGCCGACCCGGGACTGGGCATCATCACCTTCCGCATCGCCGACCCGGACACCGGCGTCACCCAGCGCCGGCACGTGCCCCGGCTGCGCGCCTCCGACCCGCTGCGCTCCTCCAAGGTCACCACCTTCCTGGGCGGCGCCAACGCCGTGCGCACCCGGGTGCTGGCGGAAGTCGGCGGACTGCCGGACGAGTTCTTCTACGCCCACGAGGAGACCGACCTGGCTTGGCGCGCCCTGGACGCCGGCTGGGGCATCGAGTACCGCGCCGACATGGTGCTGCACCACCCGACCACGGCCCCCAGCAGGCACGCGGTCTACCACCGGATGGTGGCCCGTAACCGCGTCTGGCTCGCGCGCCGCAACCTGCCCGCGCTGCTGGTCCCCGTGTACCTGACCGTATGGCTGCTGCTGACGCTCGCCCGCCGCCCCTCCATGCCCGCGCTGCGCGCCTGGCTGGGCGGATTCAAGGAGGGCTGGACCACACCCGCGGGCAGCCGCAGGCCGATGCGGTGGCGTACGGTATGGCGTCTGACGCGGCTGGGACGCCCACCCGTGATCTGA
- a CDS encoding CDP-alcohol phosphatidyltransferase family protein: MHKPSVAELRPVVHPAGVKDRRSGEHWAGRLYMRELSLRIDRHLVNTRITPNQLTYVMTLAGVLALPALLVPGVAGAVLGVVMVQLYLLLDCVDGEVARWKQQFSLGGVYLDRVGAYLCDAAVLVGFGLRAADLWGGGRIDWLWAFLGTLAALGAILIKAESDLVGVARHQGGLPPVQESAAEPRSSGLALARRAAAALKFHRLVLGIEASLLILVVAIVDQIRGDLFFTRLGVAVLAAIAVLQTLLHLVSILASSRLK; the protein is encoded by the coding sequence ATGCACAAACCATCGGTAGCTGAGCTCCGGCCGGTCGTTCACCCCGCCGGGGTGAAGGACCGGCGGAGCGGCGAGCACTGGGCGGGCCGGCTCTACATGCGCGAGCTCTCGCTGCGCATCGACCGGCACCTGGTGAACACCCGGATCACCCCCAACCAGCTCACCTACGTGATGACCCTCGCCGGGGTGCTGGCGCTGCCCGCCCTGCTGGTCCCGGGCGTCGCCGGCGCGGTCCTGGGCGTGGTGATGGTCCAGCTCTACCTGCTGCTGGACTGCGTCGACGGGGAGGTGGCCCGCTGGAAGCAGCAGTTCTCGCTGGGCGGGGTGTACCTGGACCGGGTCGGTGCCTATCTGTGCGACGCCGCGGTGCTGGTCGGTTTCGGGTTGCGTGCCGCCGACCTGTGGGGCGGCGGCCGGATCGACTGGCTGTGGGCCTTCCTGGGCACGCTGGCCGCGCTCGGCGCCATCCTGATCAAGGCGGAGTCCGACCTGGTCGGGGTCGCCCGGCATCAGGGCGGGCTGCCGCCGGTCCAGGAGTCGGCCGCCGAGCCGCGCTCCTCGGGGCTCGCGCTGGCGCGCCGGGCGGCGGCCGCGCTCAAGTTCCACCGGCTGGTGCTGGGGATCGAGGCGTCGCTGCTGATCCTGGTGGTCGCGATCGTGGACCAGATCCGGGGTGACCTGTTCTTCACCCGGCTCGGTGTCGCGGTCCTCGCCGCCATCGCGGTGCTCCAGACGCTGCTGCACCTGGTGTCCATCCTGGCCTCGAGCAGGCTGAAGTGA